A stretch of Chitinophaga caeni DNA encodes these proteins:
- a CDS encoding RagB/SusD family nutrient uptake outer membrane protein — translation MKKYLFYILACGLFSSCSKELEEHPKSIAAEVFYNTPAEVEAGLNAIYIPIRGTGAFGALYQCQLEIYTEYMYGRGSHAPLNDYKGLDNTNITRVGGMWTLFYQSIRNANIVISRTPDGTQLTGEQKAKYIAEARCLRALWYFHLVRNWGGVPLRTETNIDSINLRRAGQQEVYDFIVSDLKYAEENLEDVPRLQGTPSKWVAKTILTDVYMNLHQYGLAKTKAAEVISSGKFSLVEVAAADDFDKIYGPEVVETPEEILYLKYSRTPSGQGFELPRYAHYPGAGYFPPGGYYTFYSDSEENLFVKQWDKNDLRYQFNWYSQTFGLGPTTILNKKFSDRTTTTGAGNDFPLYRYADVLLFYAECVAQDAAPDADAMEKLNMVHRRAYGKPSTVADPAIDFKLSDYSTKQAFIDLVVRERAYEDCLEGKHWFDLKRLGIAQEVIQDMLGITMQEKQLLWPIPTDEYNYNKAIDPNTDQNPGY, via the coding sequence ATGAAAAAATATTTGTTCTATATATTGGCTTGTGGTTTGTTTTCTTCCTGTAGTAAGGAGTTAGAAGAACATCCCAAATCGATCGCCGCGGAAGTCTTTTATAATACCCCGGCGGAAGTAGAGGCTGGACTTAACGCGATTTATATCCCTATCCGTGGTACGGGCGCTTTCGGTGCCTTGTATCAATGCCAGCTCGAAATTTATACAGAATATATGTATGGCCGTGGAAGCCATGCTCCCTTGAATGATTACAAGGGGTTAGATAATACGAATATCACGCGTGTCGGCGGGATGTGGACCTTGTTCTATCAATCTATCCGGAATGCGAATATCGTGATCTCGCGTACTCCCGATGGTACCCAGCTAACAGGGGAGCAAAAGGCCAAATACATCGCGGAAGCAAGGTGCTTGAGAGCCCTTTGGTATTTTCACCTGGTGAGGAACTGGGGCGGTGTACCGTTAAGAACCGAAACGAATATCGACTCTATAAACCTGCGCCGTGCAGGCCAGCAAGAAGTGTACGACTTCATCGTTTCGGATCTCAAATATGCGGAAGAGAACTTGGAAGATGTACCCCGTTTGCAGGGAACACCATCCAAGTGGGTTGCCAAAACTATCTTGACCGATGTATATATGAACTTACATCAATATGGCTTGGCTAAAACCAAGGCCGCCGAAGTAATAAGCTCCGGTAAATTCTCCCTCGTGGAAGTGGCTGCCGCGGATGATTTCGATAAAATCTACGGTCCTGAAGTTGTGGAAACTCCCGAAGAGATACTTTACCTTAAATACTCGCGCACGCCATCCGGGCAAGGGTTTGAACTCCCTAGATATGCACATTATCCGGGCGCAGGCTATTTTCCTCCCGGTGGTTATTATACATTTTATAGTGATTCGGAAGAAAATTTATTCGTGAAGCAATGGGATAAGAATGATCTACGTTATCAATTTAACTGGTATTCTCAAACCTTCGGTTTAGGACCCACTACTATACTGAATAAAAAATTCAGCGACCGTACTACAACTACCGGCGCGGGGAATGATTTCCCGTTATACCGCTATGCAGATGTATTGTTGTTTTATGCCGAATGCGTAGCACAAGACGCTGCTCCTGATGCGGATGCGATGGAAAAATTGAACATGGTACACCGCCGCGCATACGGGAAACCTTCAACAGTCGCGGATCCCGCGATAGATTTTAAATTATCTGACTATAGCACAAAACAGGCTTTTATTGACTTGGTAGTTAGGGAAAGGGCTTATGAAGATTGCTTAGAAGGGAAGCATTGGTTTGATCTGAAACGTCTTGGAATCGCGCAGGAAGTTATCCAAGATATGCTGGGCATCACGATGCAAGAAAAACAATTATTATGGCCTATTCCCACGGATGAATATAACTACAATAAGGCCATCGATCCAAATACTGACCAAAACCCAGGATATTAA
- a CDS encoding TonB-dependent receptor — translation MRLLAVILLGACLQVSAKSYAQAITLSEKNAPLETIFKNIEKQTEYVFFFDQAMLDRSKRVTIKVKNEDLKDVLKECLDHQFLTYSIIGKNIVVFPVGLPGIPMGLPTDPTSNFQEIKGKVTDASGMALPGASIKIKNTSRGTVTDANGNFSLNANIGDTLEVSYLGYKTREIMIQNAQPLDIILQSSVNTTDEIVVVGYGTVKKSDLTGSLSQVKSKDLTAFPTTNVMQALTGRASGVRVIQNNGAPGGSISVRIRGVNSILGGNEPLYVIDGFPYNGNPTFLQNSDIESIEILKDASSIAIYGSRGANGVVLITTKSGKKGGRTTVDFDAGYTVQSVTKKMKLMNASQYALLYNEQAKNDNLSPYFTDEQLAEIANGPSTDWQDLVLRTAPMFVSNVTVNGGSEKTRFSLSGGTFLQQGIIKNSNYKRYSVRGNIDHDISKYVSVSFNAILTRLNSRYQNSGLGNRGSDLISAMLMAPPTLGPYLEDGSYRRMTTAYPFISNALINPMIPINEINDGIQADRVFSNAAVTVKPVKDLVIKISGGIENSNDRTDYYANIEPSTNSVGTARIGTKQLTSLLNENVATYSKQFGKHGFTLLGGFTYQDYVATTVGGSGVGFLSDVPGTGNLGSAATPGIPNSSYTKWTLLSYIGRLNYNYNDKYLATVSFRRDGSSRYSENNKWGNFPSAALAWRISQEDFMKSIGWLSDLKIRTSYGATGSTAINPYQTLNQLSSSNTIFGDALYTAFAPGGSLPGNLKWETTHQFDAGIDASVLDNRVHFTADYYVKKTSNLLNRVELPASMGYDYTVQNIGEIENRGMEFGVEANLVDREVKWNVNANISFNRNKVLKLYDGQDINGSSFYTGSLNDFVNILREGKPLGVFYGYQEDGYTDNGNLQYVDRNKDGNISADDKTFIGDPNPDFIYGLNSTTSFKNFELTFFIQGSQGNDIYNLNQAATLDLGMGLNLPVDVYNNHWTPENTNTKYPKISRSLSANMSDRFVEDGSYLRFRTIQLAYNLPVSKWSWKGFRSAQIYVSGQNLITFTKYSWYDPDVNAYGSSNSINQGIDYATYPTNKSVTFGIKCGF, via the coding sequence ATGAGGCTTTTAGCTGTAATACTCCTCGGAGCGTGTTTGCAGGTAAGCGCGAAAAGCTATGCTCAAGCAATCACTTTATCGGAGAAGAATGCGCCCTTGGAAACTATATTCAAGAATATCGAGAAACAAACGGAGTATGTCTTTTTCTTCGACCAAGCCATGCTGGATCGATCCAAAAGGGTTACCATCAAGGTGAAAAATGAAGATCTGAAAGATGTATTGAAAGAATGTCTCGATCACCAGTTCCTTACCTATTCGATAATTGGCAAAAATATCGTGGTATTCCCGGTAGGCTTACCCGGTATCCCGATGGGTTTGCCTACTGATCCTACCAGCAACTTCCAGGAGATAAAAGGTAAGGTTACCGATGCTAGCGGTATGGCGCTACCGGGCGCTTCTATTAAGATAAAAAATACTTCCCGCGGTACCGTGACGGATGCGAACGGTAATTTTTCGCTAAATGCGAATATTGGCGATACGCTGGAAGTTTCTTACCTGGGGTATAAAACCAGGGAAATTATGATACAAAACGCGCAGCCGCTTGATATCATCCTACAGTCTTCAGTGAATACAACGGATGAAATAGTGGTCGTTGGTTACGGTACCGTGAAGAAAAGCGATCTAACGGGTTCCTTATCCCAGGTTAAATCGAAAGACTTAACGGCTTTCCCTACCACGAACGTAATGCAAGCCTTAACCGGCAGGGCTTCCGGGGTACGCGTGATACAGAACAACGGTGCGCCGGGCGGTAGCATCAGTGTGCGTATTAGGGGAGTGAACTCTATCCTTGGTGGCAATGAGCCGCTGTACGTAATCGATGGTTTCCCTTATAACGGTAACCCCACTTTCCTGCAAAACTCGGATATCGAATCGATCGAGATTTTGAAGGATGCATCGTCTATTGCGATTTACGGCTCGAGGGGCGCTAATGGCGTGGTATTGATTACAACGAAGAGTGGGAAAAAAGGTGGCCGTACCACGGTAGATTTCGACGCGGGTTACACGGTTCAATCCGTTACCAAGAAGATGAAGTTGATGAATGCATCTCAATATGCATTGTTATATAACGAACAAGCTAAGAATGATAACCTTTCGCCTTATTTTACCGATGAACAATTAGCGGAAATCGCCAATGGTCCCAGTACGGATTGGCAGGACCTGGTTTTGAGAACCGCGCCGATGTTCGTATCGAATGTAACGGTAAACGGTGGCTCGGAAAAAACACGTTTTTCCCTTTCCGGCGGCACCTTCTTACAGCAGGGTATTATCAAGAATAGCAATTACAAAAGATACTCGGTCAGAGGTAATATCGACCATGATATCAGTAAATATGTTAGCGTTTCCTTTAATGCCATACTGACACGCTTGAACAGCCGCTACCAAAATTCCGGTTTAGGTAATAGGGGTAGCGACCTGATCTCTGCCATGTTGATGGCGCCCCCGACCCTCGGCCCATACCTGGAAGATGGTTCTTACCGCCGCATGACTACCGCTTATCCTTTTATATCGAACGCCTTGATCAACCCGATGATCCCGATTAATGAAATAAACGACGGGATCCAGGCAGACAGGGTGTTTTCAAATGCCGCGGTTACCGTGAAACCGGTGAAAGATTTGGTTATCAAGATATCCGGCGGAATAGAGAATTCTAATGATCGTACGGATTATTATGCAAATATCGAGCCCTCTACCAATAGTGTTGGTACGGCCAGGATCGGCACCAAGCAACTGACCAGTTTGTTGAATGAAAACGTAGCTACTTATTCCAAGCAATTCGGTAAGCATGGGTTTACGCTTTTGGGTGGCTTTACTTACCAGGACTATGTTGCCACGACGGTGGGCGGATCCGGGGTAGGATTTTTGAGCGATGTTCCGGGAACGGGTAACCTGGGTAGTGCCGCCACGCCGGGCATACCGAACTCCAGTTATACGAAATGGACCTTACTTTCTTATATAGGTAGGTTGAATTATAACTACAACGATAAATACTTGGCCACCGTGAGCTTCCGCCGTGATGGATCCTCCCGTTATTCGGAAAATAACAAATGGGGTAATTTCCCATCGGCAGCTTTGGCTTGGCGTATTTCGCAGGAAGATTTTATGAAGAGTATAGGTTGGTTATCGGATCTTAAGATCAGGACTAGTTACGGGGCAACAGGTAGTACTGCCATTAATCCTTACCAAACATTGAACCAATTGTCTTCTTCCAATACCATTTTCGGGGATGCGCTCTATACCGCATTTGCACCGGGGGGAAGCCTGCCGGGAAATTTAAAATGGGAAACAACGCACCAGTTCGATGCCGGGATCGATGCATCTGTCCTAGACAACAGGGTGCATTTTACCGCCGACTATTACGTGAAAAAGACAAGTAATTTGCTGAACAGGGTAGAGTTGCCTGCATCGATGGGGTATGATTACACCGTTCAGAATATCGGGGAAATAGAAAACCGCGGGATGGAATTTGGTGTTGAAGCCAACCTGGTAGATCGTGAAGTGAAATGGAATGTAAATGCAAATATTTCCTTTAACCGCAACAAGGTATTAAAATTATACGATGGCCAGGATATCAACGGTTCTTCCTTCTACACGGGTTCGCTGAATGATTTTGTAAACATCTTAAGGGAAGGTAAACCCCTCGGTGTTTTCTACGGTTACCAAGAAGATGGTTATACCGATAACGGTAACCTGCAATACGTGGATAGAAATAAAGATGGAAATATCAGCGCCGATGATAAAACATTTATCGGTGATCCCAATCCCGACTTTATCTACGGCTTAAATTCAACAACATCTTTCAAGAATTTTGAATTAACATTCTTTATCCAAGGATCTCAAGGCAACGATATTTACAACTTGAACCAAGCTGCTACCTTGGACCTGGGTATGGGTTTGAATCTTCCTGTTGATGTATACAACAATCATTGGACACCGGAAAATACGAATACCAAGTATCCCAAAATCAGCCGTAGCTTATCGGCAAATATGTCTGATCGTTTCGTGGAAGATGGTTCTTACCTCCGCTTCCGGACCATTCAACTCGCATACAACCTTCCCGTTAGTAAATGGAGCTGGAAGGGTTTCCGCTCCGCACAGATTTATGTTAGCGGGCAAAACTTAATCACCTTCACTAAATATTCATGGTATGATCCAGATGTAAATGCTTACGGATCGTCCAATTCCATCAACCAAGGAATTGATTATGCCACGTATCCAACTAATAAGTCGGTTACTTTCGGTATCAAGTGTGGATTTTAA
- a CDS encoding FecR family protein, producing the protein MDAVTFKNLLERYLRDDLDEQELQQLLDSLQDPAFQEEWELAVSQQLEYPFPAGTAGLPVGDAFEKFRKLNGLKRTKRPLIRRLPWKAVGIAAAIIGMAILLNKVFIQSPEGKNFRISAKEQVLPGGNKAVLTLANGDQVILDTAGNGTIAQQGNVQVLQVQQGQLSFNGSGDEGLPGGMNTISTPKGGQYQVILTDGTKVWLNAASSLKFPTVFSGAKREVQLEGEAYFEVAGNAHKPFKVNVKDDMAIQVLGTHFNVMAYKDEQNIETTLLEGSVRVEHGLDKLLLKPGQQAQLPGDGKLRLSPLVDVENVVAWKNGYFQFERSDIPSILRQISRWYNVEIQYEGNIDFKKEFGGKLSRNSSIEEVLKALELSGVHFKLEGAKIVVFP; encoded by the coding sequence ATGGATGCTGTTACTTTTAAGAATTTATTAGAAAGGTATTTGAGAGATGATCTCGATGAGCAAGAATTACAACAGTTGTTGGATTCTTTGCAAGATCCCGCATTCCAAGAAGAATGGGAATTGGCCGTTTCGCAACAATTGGAATATCCGTTTCCAGCAGGAACGGCAGGTTTGCCGGTAGGTGATGCTTTCGAGAAATTCAGGAAACTGAACGGGCTTAAAAGGACTAAGCGCCCGCTAATACGCAGGTTGCCTTGGAAAGCCGTGGGGATTGCCGCGGCAATTATCGGTATGGCTATATTATTAAACAAGGTATTTATTCAAAGCCCGGAGGGGAAGAATTTCCGCATATCCGCTAAGGAGCAAGTACTCCCGGGAGGTAATAAGGCTGTGTTAACCTTGGCAAATGGCGATCAAGTAATATTAGATACGGCGGGAAACGGTACCATCGCCCAACAGGGAAATGTACAGGTTTTGCAAGTTCAGCAAGGACAACTATCATTTAACGGCTCTGGCGACGAAGGTTTGCCTGGTGGGATGAACACGATCAGCACGCCGAAAGGGGGGCAATACCAGGTTATATTGACCGATGGTACCAAGGTATGGTTGAATGCCGCCTCCAGCTTAAAATTTCCAACAGTATTCAGCGGGGCAAAGCGGGAAGTACAATTAGAGGGTGAAGCCTATTTTGAAGTGGCAGGAAATGCCCATAAACCATTCAAGGTGAATGTTAAGGATGATATGGCGATCCAGGTGCTGGGGACGCATTTTAATGTGATGGCTTACAAGGATGAACAGAATATTGAAACAACATTATTGGAAGGTTCGGTGCGGGTAGAACACGGACTAGATAAATTATTACTAAAACCAGGGCAGCAAGCCCAATTGCCGGGTGATGGTAAGCTCCGGTTGTCGCCCCTTGTTGATGTAGAAAACGTGGTGGCATGGAAGAATGGCTACTTCCAGTTTGAACGGTCAGATATCCCATCTATATTAAGGCAGATAAGCCGTTGGTATAACGTAGAGATACAATATGAAGGAAACATCGATTTCAAGAAGGAGTTCGGTGGGAAACTTTCGCGCAATAGTAGTATAGAAGAAGTGTTGAAAGCGCTGGAATTAAGCGGTGTCCATTTCAAGTTAGAAGGTGCAAAAATTGTAGTATTTCCATAA
- a CDS encoding RNA polymerase sigma factor — protein sequence MLKIPHNEKKLLFRLSAGDPGAFRTVFETYWDHVYGAALALVKSPAVAEDIAQDIFTQLWERRANLPGIQNFKAYLYTLAKNRILDRFRHLSTQQQYRKHIYNYMNECDTERVDELAEARDIQRILENAIQSLPPQQQRAFKLSRFNGLNHDEIAQAMGVSKVTIKSYIVQAISTLRKVLAKQPVPFWLPLFLLQKFL from the coding sequence ATGCTGAAAATTCCACATAATGAAAAGAAATTGCTCTTTCGCCTATCAGCAGGCGATCCGGGGGCATTTCGTACCGTTTTCGAAACCTATTGGGATCATGTGTACGGCGCGGCTTTGGCCTTGGTAAAATCGCCGGCAGTGGCAGAGGATATCGCGCAGGATATTTTCACACAATTGTGGGAACGGAGAGCTAACCTCCCGGGCATACAAAACTTCAAAGCATATTTATATACCCTGGCTAAAAACAGGATATTGGATCGTTTCCGCCACCTATCTACACAACAACAATACCGCAAGCATATTTATAATTATATGAACGAATGCGATACGGAGCGGGTAGATGAACTAGCTGAAGCGCGGGATATACAGCGGATATTGGAAAATGCAATTCAATCTTTACCCCCGCAGCAGCAGCGGGCCTTTAAACTGAGCCGTTTCAATGGCCTCAATCATGATGAAATAGCCCAGGCGATGGGTGTTTCCAAGGTCACGATAAAAAGCTATATCGTCCAGGCGATCTCCACGTTAAGAAAGGTATTAGCCAAGCAGCCTGTTCCATTTTGGTTGCCATTATTCCTCTTGCAAAAATTTTTATAA
- a CDS encoding secondary thiamine-phosphate synthase enzyme YjbQ has protein sequence MEFFQEIIRFRPVKRGFHLITNEVMQALPQISGMGVGMCQVFIQHTSASLTINENADPTVRTDFETFFNKAVPENDPDYVHDYEGPDDMPAHLKNALLGSSVLIPIRKGSLALGTWQGIYLCEHRDEATARQIVITAWGK, from the coding sequence ATGGAATTTTTTCAGGAAATCATCCGTTTCAGGCCGGTAAAAAGAGGCTTTCATCTTATCACCAATGAAGTCATGCAGGCGCTTCCGCAGATATCGGGAATGGGAGTAGGGATGTGCCAAGTTTTCATTCAGCATACATCTGCCTCTTTAACGATCAATGAAAATGCCGACCCTACCGTTAGAACCGATTTTGAAACATTCTTCAATAAGGCAGTCCCTGAAAATGATCCCGATTATGTTCATGATTACGAGGGGCCCGATGATATGCCGGCCCATTTAAAAAACGCTTTACTGGGATCTTCGGTTCTTATACCGATCAGGAAAGGAAGCTTGGCCCTGGGAACTTGGCAGGGAATTTATCTTTGTGAGCACCGGGATGAAGCAACGGCGCGACAAATCGTGATCACGGCCTGGGGCAAATAA
- a CDS encoding alpha/beta hydrolase, which yields MRFLVLLCFLLPVQLIAQDRFDLKSNIHYREGMQDDYMKERCVLDIQYPKSAGNKLPVIIWFHGGGLEVGDKAMPAQLKNQPAVVITANYRFSPKVKVVQIIEDAAAVVAWAFNHASEYGGDSSQIYVSGHSAGGYLTEMVGLDKHYLAKYHIDANRIAGLFPFSGQAITHFTARKERGMKALQPLVDSLAPLYHVRADAPPLYLYTGDRELELYGRYEENAYLARMMKLIGHKHTHLFEFDGYQHGNMPVPAFPLMLHEIYRLNKEYKAHH from the coding sequence ATGCGTTTCCTGGTATTATTATGTTTTTTATTACCCGTACAATTAATAGCTCAAGATAGATTTGACCTGAAAAGTAACATTCACTACCGGGAAGGAATGCAAGATGATTATATGAAAGAACGCTGCGTCCTGGATATACAGTATCCCAAGAGCGCAGGCAACAAGCTACCGGTGATTATCTGGTTTCATGGCGGCGGGTTAGAAGTGGGCGATAAGGCAATGCCGGCGCAATTGAAAAACCAACCGGCGGTGGTAATTACGGCTAATTACCGTTTCAGCCCCAAGGTAAAAGTGGTACAGATCATAGAAGATGCGGCGGCCGTCGTAGCATGGGCTTTCAACCATGCTTCAGAATACGGAGGTGATAGTAGCCAAATATATGTATCCGGCCATTCTGCGGGTGGCTACCTTACGGAAATGGTGGGTTTGGATAAACATTACCTGGCTAAATACCATATAGATGCGAACAGGATTGCCGGTTTATTTCCATTCAGCGGACAGGCCATTACGCACTTTACCGCGAGGAAGGAACGCGGCATGAAAGCATTACAACCCCTTGTCGATTCACTAGCGCCGCTATATCACGTGAGAGCCGATGCGCCCCCCTTGTATCTTTACACGGGCGACCGCGAATTGGAATTGTACGGCCGTTACGAGGAAAATGCTTACTTGGCGAGGATGATGAAATTAATTGGCCACAAGCATACCCATTTATTCGAATTTGATGGATACCAACATGGAAATATGCCGGTGCCGGCTTTTCCATTAATGTTGCACGAAATTTACAGATTAAATAAAGAGTATAAAGCACATCATTAA
- a CDS encoding ThuA domain-containing protein, which yields MKKSWAFTLTVILSLSVSSLNAQLKAQKNILVLYENGGHHLAFSKRAAPWLDSLAQQQHYNITYLVHTDKINADFLSKYQLILQLDYPPYAWNKDAVKAFEAYIDSGKGSWIGLHHATLLGEFDGYPIWDWFYNFMGQIRFKNYIATFASGTVHTEKPGHPIFSGVDSTFKIEQEEWYTYDKSPRNNVNVLAHVDENSYQPPTGIKMGDHPVIWTNPSKPAKNLYIFMGHSPDLFSNNNYRKLLRNAILWSLNDLESLLSN from the coding sequence ATGAAAAAAAGTTGGGCATTCACTTTAACAGTTATTTTATCCTTATCAGTCTCAAGCTTGAACGCACAGCTCAAGGCTCAAAAGAATATCTTGGTATTATACGAAAATGGCGGCCACCATTTGGCTTTTAGCAAGAGAGCCGCCCCTTGGCTGGATAGCTTAGCACAACAGCAACATTACAATATAACCTACCTCGTTCATACGGATAAGATCAATGCTGATTTTTTATCTAAATACCAACTGATCTTACAACTCGATTATCCTCCTTATGCTTGGAATAAAGATGCGGTAAAGGCTTTCGAAGCATATATCGACTCCGGGAAAGGAAGCTGGATCGGTTTACACCATGCGACTTTACTAGGGGAATTTGACGGGTACCCGATTTGGGATTGGTTTTACAATTTTATGGGGCAAATCCGTTTCAAGAATTATATCGCGACTTTTGCCAGCGGAACAGTGCATACAGAAAAACCGGGGCATCCAATTTTTTCAGGGGTTGACAGTACATTTAAAATTGAACAAGAGGAATGGTATACATATGATAAAAGCCCGAGGAATAATGTTAACGTATTAGCGCATGTTGATGAAAATTCTTATCAACCGCCAACAGGTATCAAGATGGGAGATCATCCCGTAATTTGGACAAATCCCTCCAAGCCTGCTAAAAACTTGTATATCTTCATGGGTCATTCCCCGGACCTATTTAGCAACAACAATTACAGGAAATTATTGAGGAATGCAATCCTATGGTCATTGAATGATTTAGAATCATTGTTGTCCAACTAA
- a CDS encoding ArnT family glycosyltransferase: MKISNTTWVISVFCAVKLGLHLLADYHSGFQGDELLHIQTGDHLASGYMEFPPLIGLLAWIQDLSHSDSVFVHHIFAHLACIGIIMLVARTILLLGGDARAVFTGLMCILIAPGFERSQQLFQPVVFSQFWWVLNFYYLLKYILRLEKKYLWYLTFTLIAAFLTKYDAVFFAAGLPVLLFSRRTRTALIQHQFWKCLLVFLLAISPNLIWQYANDFPVFQMFSRLYSTQLDHLSFIEELRSLILSTNPLAWLVIIAGFIYLGIKSPRNIYFLVLCCITVSIVYMIYSKGKQYYFYPIILTIIPFGAIFYQEIIFAWRKWSFYPLAIILCLGLVMIPFGMPVYSLDRYIDRIHKKYADNTVPGGKYAISFEEYYSQFMWPQVLTLLGKTYETLSPAQKQHCLVWGRHYRQAGAVALWGKQYGLPAVFSYHGSFYSWAPLGNMPATILVLDYNGSWEEDYKELFTKITKVGRVYNPYADEEETLFQYVYICEGPLQSFDDMKRIYKDRIYE, encoded by the coding sequence ATGAAAATTAGTAACACCACCTGGGTTATCTCCGTGTTTTGTGCCGTCAAGCTGGGATTACATTTATTGGCCGATTATCATTCGGGATTCCAGGGCGATGAATTATTGCATATACAAACGGGGGATCACCTCGCCTCCGGATATATGGAATTTCCCCCCTTGATTGGTTTGTTGGCATGGATACAGGATCTATCGCATTCGGATTCGGTTTTTGTACATCATATTTTCGCGCACTTGGCATGTATCGGAATTATAATGCTTGTTGCCAGGACCATCCTTTTATTAGGTGGGGATGCCCGCGCTGTATTTACCGGTTTGATGTGCATCTTGATTGCACCGGGCTTTGAACGTTCACAGCAACTGTTTCAGCCGGTCGTGTTTAGCCAATTCTGGTGGGTGCTGAATTTTTATTACCTTTTAAAATATATACTCCGTTTAGAAAAAAAATATTTGTGGTATTTGACCTTTACGTTGATAGCAGCTTTTTTAACAAAGTATGATGCCGTATTTTTCGCGGCGGGATTGCCGGTATTATTATTCTCAAGGAGAACGAGGACGGCTTTAATACAGCATCAATTTTGGAAATGTTTGCTCGTATTTTTACTGGCAATCAGCCCCAATTTAATTTGGCAGTACGCCAATGATTTTCCTGTTTTCCAGATGTTTAGCCGTTTGTACAGCACGCAGTTGGATCATTTGAGTTTTATTGAAGAGCTGCGGTCATTGATATTATCCACGAACCCCTTAGCTTGGTTAGTTATAATAGCAGGTTTCATTTACCTAGGTATTAAAAGTCCCAGGAATATTTATTTCTTGGTACTGTGTTGCATTACTGTTTCTATTGTTTATATGATTTATAGTAAGGGGAAGCAATACTATTTCTACCCCATCATCCTGACTATTATCCCTTTCGGTGCGATATTTTACCAGGAAATTATTTTTGCTTGGCGTAAATGGTCTTTTTATCCGCTGGCAATCATCCTGTGCCTTGGATTGGTGATGATCCCCTTCGGGATGCCCGTTTATTCATTGGATCGGTATATCGATCGTATCCACAAAAAATATGCAGACAATACAGTTCCCGGTGGAAAATATGCCATCAGTTTCGAGGAATATTATAGCCAATTTATGTGGCCACAAGTGTTGACCTTGCTGGGTAAAACATACGAAACATTATCCCCTGCGCAGAAGCAACATTGCTTAGTATGGGGACGGCATTACCGGCAAGCAGGCGCGGTGGCATTGTGGGGAAAGCAATATGGATTGCCCGCGGTATTCTCGTACCATGGAAGCTTCTACTCCTGGGCGCCGCTTGGCAATATGCCGGCAACAATTTTGGTTTTGGACTATAACGGTAGTTGGGAAGAGGATTATAAAGAATTATTTACAAAAATTACAAAAGTAGGCCGGGTATATAATCCTTATGCTGATGAAGAAGAGACATTATTCCAGTATGTATATATTTGTGAAGGCCCTCTTCAATCATTCGATGATATGAAAAGGATTTACAAGGATAGAATCTACGAATAG
- a CDS encoding transcriptional regulator: METIHIDEDFLIMYVAAKEFPADICNAHEALHKQVPIEAGRKFISISRPENGIIQYKAGAVAKDASEAKQLGLPCIQIPKGDFIAITIKNYNDHIESIAAAFETLLEQPGLDANSYCCEWYINPDDIICMVRKAG, encoded by the coding sequence ATGGAAACTATTCATATCGATGAAGATTTTTTGATCATGTACGTGGCTGCAAAAGAATTTCCGGCTGATATATGCAATGCCCATGAAGCGCTTCATAAACAGGTTCCTATTGAGGCCGGGAGGAAATTCATCAGCATTTCAAGACCGGAAAACGGGATTATTCAATACAAGGCAGGCGCTGTCGCAAAAGATGCATCCGAAGCAAAACAACTGGGACTACCCTGCATTCAAATCCCAAAAGGAGATTTTATCGCGATTACTATTAAAAATTACAATGATCATATAGAATCAATCGCGGCTGCTTTCGAAACGCTATTGGAACAACCCGGGTTAGACGCTAATAGTTATTGTTGCGAGTGGTACATTAATCCCGATGATATAATTTGCATGGTCAGGAAAGCAGGTTAA